Proteins encoded by one window of Channa argus isolate prfri chromosome 1, Channa argus male v1.0, whole genome shotgun sequence:
- the LOC137102634 gene encoding C-type lectin domain family 4 member E-like — translation MSEAEVLYSDVRFTRARGNGKEAISPSEETTYSEIQMLKTQPPAEQPAASQQVESNKRSKVTSDRVPLLVLSVLLTAAVIGLCVVCFDHFQTKKTLQTLKENYETMMKTFQTLKIENKGVKKNLTECLSEINQGTRLQPMCPEPTEVNTNEPCQKCEEGWELHGGKCYYFSNKPSSWNQSREECVHHGGDLVKIDSREEQSFLEERLRNKINEEQDKFWIGLTDSQEEGRWLWVDGSELGTSLSFWKSAEPDDWKGKSRENPHGEDCVRMGYKEGADDQMSWFDHFCNNPHKSICEKAAQTGRYVCNCSL, via the exons ATGTCTGAAGCTGAGGTTTTATATTCTGATGTCAGGTTCACAAGAGCGAGAGGAAATGGCAAAG AGGCCATTTCTCCATCAGAGGAAACCACTTACTCTGAAATCCAGATGTTGAAAACTCAGCCACCTGCAGAGCAGCCTG CAGCTTCCCAACAAGTGGAGTcaaacaaaaggtcaaaggtcacatcagaCAGAGTGCCCCTGCTGGTCCTCAGTGTTCtcctcacagctgctgtcattggtCTCTGCGTTGTCT GTTTTGATCATTTCCAAACCAAGAAAACTCTTCAAACACTAAAAGAAAACTACgaaacaatgatgaaaacttttcaaacattgaaaattgaaaacaaaggCGTGAAGAAAAATCTCACAG AatgtctctctgaaataaatCAAGGCACCAGGCTGCAGCCTATGTGCCCAGAACCTACTGAAGTTAATACTA atgAACCATGTCAGAAGTGTGAAGAAGGCTGGGAGCTACATGGaggaaagtgttattatttctcCAACAAACCTTCATCCTGGaaccagagcagagaagaatgtGTCCATCATGGAGGAGATCTGGTTAAGAtcgacagcagagaggagcag TCATTCCTGGAGGAAcgtttgagaaacaaaattaatgaaGAACAGGACAAGTTCTGGATCGGActgacagactcacaggaagaaggCAGATGGTTGTGGGTGGACGGATCAGAACTGGGCACAAG tttgagtttttgGAAAAGTGCAGAGCCAGACGACTGGAAAGGAAAAAGTAGGGAAAATCCTCATGGAGAGGACTGTGTGAGGATGGGGTATAAAGAAGGAGCTGATGACCAGATGTCTTGGTTTGATCACTTCTGCAACAACCCTCACAAAAGTATATGTgagaaagcagcacaaactggacgttatgtttgtaattgtagtttgtAA